The following proteins are co-located in the Maridesulfovibrio sp. genome:
- a CDS encoding SNF2-related protein: MSQNEEAVVKSILKSFVSDTVPEYILDGARTIVNSDGVQKLDLKKRERYWDIDATIQGDDFQNYSSELGLNLAEESINHYCNCPESFSGVCKHVAAAALKLLLSLDSEEEEAESKKQTDWRQNFRSFFATELEPEAGKHYIIYRMYPEPERLQVAFFRARQNKSGLSQVQNEIELQDVIEKTEWSETSPSLPHVAEQIGHYLDYRGHRVEIPAGLHAWFFTAIKDEYYMFLRDTDIPIRIESRTMQLKLSPELSEEGLSFDILLSDEGKPPFSIMDDDEVFFYGRLPLWVYWKQGFYPVQTTLAPKLVQEMRIQNPVIPPGDIPEFLDRVWTQIPVSDLHDHEEFLEKMQPFFVPATFNPKLYLNEEGSLLTIRVDNTYDTEHGEISMGEPNPDLQTGSYKDGDKSYLVRRAQDEEAQLFAELRDMGFQPRNNSTWFMEQEAAITFLLDHYPQLVEAYRIYGEKNLTRYKVRLTTPQIVAEVETDEDNKWFNLDINVEYDDQRVPIDKIWEAWSQGKRYVQLKDGSYTSLPESWLKKLSHKLKALGYDPEQPPRQQFEQYETPVLDKIIEDLPDAKTDEHFVKLREKIHNFDEIKMIDQPKALNATLRPYQVQGLSYLNFLRDYKFGGILADEMGLGKTIQTLSFILSLHERGITGPNLIIVPTSVMPNWEREAQKFCPHLPLLTIYGSRREDLFKQIPESTIVITTYALLRRDLEELLKHEYTSVILDEAQNIKNPNTITAKSVRKLKSDMRLCLSGTPIENNLFELWSLFEFLMPGFLSSQHSFQRGIVKPIKDGDEDTLNYLRTRVKPFILRRTKSEVAKDLPPKIETVHYCDLIEEQRELYNALAKRLKDQVLRDVDEKGMAKSQMSILDALLKLRQICCHPRLLKLDMPGLSTNLPSGKFDAFKDLIFDIVEGGHKVLVFSQFVQMLHVIRSWLTIKGIPFAYLDGSSKDRFEQVDRFNDSPDIPIFLISLKAGGTGLNLTSADYVIHYDPWWNPAVENQATDRTHRIGQKRQVFAYKMICQNTVEEKILGLQEMKKSVADAIIPGQSALKSLTRDDLEMLFEI; encoded by the coding sequence ATGTCTCAAAATGAAGAAGCTGTAGTAAAATCAATTCTCAAATCATTCGTCTCCGACACTGTTCCGGAATACATTCTGGACGGAGCGCGCACTATCGTGAATTCTGATGGGGTCCAGAAACTCGACCTGAAAAAGCGCGAAAGATACTGGGATATTGATGCAACAATCCAAGGTGACGATTTTCAGAATTACTCTTCTGAATTAGGTCTTAACCTTGCAGAGGAAAGCATCAACCATTATTGCAACTGCCCGGAGTCATTTTCCGGTGTATGTAAACATGTAGCTGCTGCTGCACTTAAACTGCTCCTTTCTCTCGATTCAGAAGAAGAGGAAGCCGAAAGCAAAAAACAAACTGACTGGCGCCAGAACTTCCGTTCTTTCTTTGCAACAGAACTGGAACCTGAAGCGGGCAAACATTACATCATTTACCGTATGTACCCTGAACCGGAACGGTTGCAGGTGGCCTTTTTTCGTGCCCGCCAGAACAAGTCCGGACTTTCACAGGTTCAGAACGAAATTGAACTGCAAGATGTAATCGAAAAAACTGAGTGGAGCGAAACCTCCCCCAGTCTTCCGCATGTTGCTGAACAGATAGGCCACTACCTTGATTACCGCGGACACCGGGTTGAAATCCCGGCCGGCCTGCACGCCTGGTTTTTCACCGCCATCAAGGACGAATATTACATGTTCCTGCGCGATACGGATATTCCAATCCGCATTGAAAGCAGAACCATGCAGCTCAAGCTTTCCCCGGAACTTTCCGAGGAAGGCCTCTCCTTCGACATCCTTCTTTCGGATGAAGGCAAGCCGCCTTTCTCCATCATGGATGACGATGAAGTATTTTTCTACGGAAGATTGCCTCTGTGGGTTTATTGGAAACAGGGTTTCTACCCGGTTCAGACCACTCTTGCACCCAAACTGGTGCAGGAAATGCGCATCCAGAATCCGGTTATTCCTCCCGGAGATATCCCGGAATTCCTTGATCGCGTATGGACACAGATTCCGGTTTCCGACCTGCATGACCACGAAGAGTTCCTTGAGAAAATGCAGCCGTTCTTTGTTCCGGCTACATTCAACCCCAAGCTCTACCTCAATGAGGAAGGCTCGTTGCTGACCATCAGGGTCGACAACACCTACGATACCGAGCACGGGGAAATCTCCATGGGCGAACCCAACCCGGATCTGCAGACCGGAAGCTACAAGGACGGAGACAAATCCTACCTTGTTCGCCGTGCGCAGGACGAAGAAGCACAGCTTTTTGCCGAGCTTCGCGATATGGGTTTCCAGCCGCGGAACAACTCTACATGGTTCATGGAACAGGAAGCGGCCATCACCTTCCTGCTGGACCACTACCCGCAGTTGGTTGAGGCATACAGAATTTACGGTGAAAAGAACCTGACCCGCTACAAGGTAAGGCTCACCACACCGCAGATTGTTGCCGAAGTTGAAACCGATGAAGACAACAAGTGGTTCAACCTCGACATCAATGTCGAATACGATGACCAGCGCGTTCCCATTGATAAAATCTGGGAAGCGTGGAGTCAGGGCAAACGTTACGTTCAGCTCAAGGACGGCTCTTACACCAGCCTTCCCGAATCATGGCTCAAGAAACTCAGCCATAAGCTCAAAGCTCTTGGTTATGATCCGGAACAGCCTCCGCGTCAGCAGTTTGAGCAGTACGAAACCCCTGTGCTGGATAAAATCATTGAGGACCTTCCCGACGCCAAGACTGACGAACATTTCGTGAAGCTGCGTGAGAAGATCCACAACTTTGATGAAATCAAAATGATTGATCAGCCCAAGGCTCTGAACGCGACCTTGCGCCCCTATCAGGTACAGGGCCTCAGCTATCTGAACTTCCTGCGCGACTACAAGTTCGGCGGTATCCTTGCGGATGAAATGGGTCTCGGTAAAACCATCCAGACCCTGTCATTCATCCTTTCCCTGCACGAGCGGGGAATCACAGGCCCGAACCTGATCATCGTGCCGACCTCGGTCATGCCCAACTGGGAACGTGAAGCGCAGAAATTCTGCCCGCACCTTCCCTTACTGACCATCTACGGATCAAGACGTGAGGACCTGTTTAAGCAAATCCCCGAATCCACAATCGTAATCACCACTTACGCATTGCTGCGCAGGGACCTTGAAGAGCTGCTCAAGCACGAATATACTTCTGTAATTCTTGATGAAGCCCAGAACATCAAGAACCCGAACACCATCACCGCCAAGTCGGTACGCAAGCTCAAGAGTGACATGCGCCTCTGCCTCTCCGGTACGCCCATTGAAAACAACCTCTTTGAGCTCTGGTCCCTGTTCGAGTTCCTCATGCCCGGCTTCCTCAGCTCACAGCATTCTTTCCAGAGAGGCATCGTCAAACCCATCAAAGATGGTGACGAAGACACCCTCAATTACCTGCGCACAAGGGTGAAACCATTCATCCTGCGCCGTACCAAATCCGAAGTGGCCAAAGACCTGCCGCCCAAGATCGAGACTGTACATTACTGCGATCTCATCGAGGAACAGCGCGAACTTTACAACGCCCTTGCCAAGCGCCTCAAGGATCAGGTGCTCAGGGATGTGGACGAGAAAGGCATGGCCAAAAGCCAGATGTCCATCCTCGACGCACTGCTCAAACTGCGCCAGATCTGCTGTCACCCGCGTTTGCTCAAACTGGATATGCCCGGCCTGTCCACCAACCTGCCTTCCGGCAAATTCGACGCCTTCAAAGACCTCATCTTTGATATTGTCGAAGGAGGACACAAAGTTCTGGTCTTCTCCCAGTTCGTACAGATGCTGCATGTAATCCGTTCATGGCTGACTATTAAGGGTATCCCCTTCGCCTACCTTGATGGCTCCAGTAAAGACCGTTTTGAACAGGTTGACCGCTTTAACGACAGCCCGGATATCCCCATCTTCCTCATCTCGCTGAAAGCGGGTGGTACCGGACTTAACCTGACCTCTGCCGACTATGTTATCCATTACGATCCGTGGTGGAACCCGGCAGTGGAAAATCAGGCAACTGACCGTACCCACCGTATCGGTCAGAAACGTCAGGTATTCGCGTACAAAATGATCTGCCAGAACACCGTCGAAGAAAAGATTCTCGGCCTGCAGGAAATGAAGAAAAGCGTTGCGGACGCCATTATTCCGGGCCAGTCCGCACTCAAGTCGCTCACCCGTGACGACCTTGAAATGTTGTTCGAAATTTAA
- a CDS encoding peptide-binding protein — translation MNRLIPTMLIMVCLVLVPACGQDGNNDAPKQGVSNTATENVDISKPVYGGRYREPTLAEPMCLIPLLSSDSASSAVEAKLYVSSLKYDKNIELVPEAAESYEVLDGGKLLRFKLRKDIRWTDGVPLTAEDVEFTYKTMIDPKTPTAYAGDFLNVKEFKLIDKYTFEVRYDKVFARSLITWALSILPKHVLENEDLNTTKYRRNPIGSGPYKLKEWIPGRRVVLEANDDYFEGRPYIDEKVYRVIPDLSTQFLELKSGSLDEMGLTPQQYSFQTSGGNWERDFQKFKYLSFSYTYLGFNMESPFFKDVRVRKAINYAIDKEEIVKGVLLGLGYPAMGPYKPGTWVYNDKLKPYGYKPEKAKALLKEAGWIDSDGDGIIDRDGRPFSFTIITNQGNSLRIKAATIIQNRLKGIGIEVKIRTVEWAAFLKEFIMKGRFDATILSWNILQDPDSYTVWHSSKAVAGGLNFIKYKNSELDELLEKGRTTLDQSERKVIYDRIQEIMHEEQPYCFLYVPMALPILSSRIKGLKVEPAGLDYNANEWWIPAPLQKKPSLQQ, via the coding sequence ATGAACAGATTGATTCCCACCATGCTTATCATGGTTTGTCTGGTTCTCGTTCCTGCCTGTGGTCAGGATGGAAATAATGATGCGCCGAAGCAGGGCGTTTCTAATACTGCTACTGAAAATGTTGATATTTCAAAGCCGGTTTATGGAGGCAGGTATAGAGAGCCGACTTTGGCCGAACCAATGTGCCTTATCCCTCTGCTTTCGTCTGATTCGGCAAGTTCAGCCGTTGAGGCAAAGCTTTACGTATCTTCTTTGAAGTATGATAAAAATATTGAATTGGTGCCGGAGGCGGCAGAGTCATATGAGGTTCTTGATGGCGGCAAACTGCTGCGTTTTAAGCTTCGGAAAGACATTCGTTGGACTGACGGAGTTCCGCTCACAGCTGAGGATGTAGAGTTTACTTACAAGACGATGATTGATCCCAAGACTCCGACAGCTTATGCTGGGGATTTTTTGAATGTTAAAGAATTCAAGCTGATTGACAAATATACTTTCGAGGTCCGCTACGATAAGGTTTTCGCCCGTTCTTTAATAACATGGGCTCTTTCCATTCTGCCCAAGCACGTATTGGAGAATGAGGATCTGAATACCACAAAGTACAGGCGCAATCCTATTGGGTCCGGACCTTATAAGTTAAAAGAGTGGATTCCCGGCCGCAGGGTTGTCCTCGAAGCCAATGATGATTATTTTGAAGGACGGCCTTATATAGATGAGAAGGTTTACCGTGTCATTCCCGATCTTTCCACCCAGTTTCTTGAACTTAAAAGTGGCAGCCTTGATGAAATGGGGCTGACTCCGCAACAATATTCCTTTCAGACCTCTGGTGGTAATTGGGAACGTGATTTTCAGAAATTTAAGTATCTTTCCTTTTCTTATACTTACCTTGGCTTTAATATGGAAAGTCCTTTCTTTAAAGATGTACGGGTTCGCAAAGCTATAAACTATGCGATAGACAAGGAGGAGATTGTTAAGGGAGTTCTGCTTGGACTGGGCTATCCGGCCATGGGGCCTTACAAACCCGGAACATGGGTCTATAATGATAAGTTGAAGCCTTATGGATACAAACCGGAAAAAGCAAAAGCCTTACTCAAGGAAGCCGGCTGGATTGACAGTGATGGAGACGGAATAATTGATAGAGACGGCAGACCGTTTTCATTTACAATTATTACCAATCAGGGAAATTCCTTGCGTATTAAGGCCGCAACAATTATTCAGAATCGTTTGAAGGGGATCGGAATCGAAGTTAAAATCAGAACTGTAGAATGGGCGGCTTTTCTAAAAGAATTTATTATGAAAGGCCGCTTTGATGCAACAATACTCAGTTGGAATATACTACAGGACCCTGATAGTTATACTGTCTGGCATTCATCCAAAGCCGTTGCCGGCGGGCTGAATTTCATCAAATATAAGAACAGTGAGCTTGATGAGCTGCTCGAAAAAGGACGAACCACTCTGGATCAGTCCGAGCGTAAGGTCATTTATGACCGCATTCAGGAAATCATGCATGAAGAGCAGCCGTACTGCTTCCTTTATGTTCCCATGGCTCTGCCTATCCTTAGCAGCAGAATCAAGGGGTTGAAAGTGGAACCCGCAGGGCTGGATTATAATGCCAACGAGTGGTGGATTCCCGCACCATTACAGAAGAAACCGAGTTTACAGCAGTAA
- a CDS encoding bifunctional (p)ppGpp synthetase/guanosine-3',5'-bis(diphosphate) 3'-pyrophosphohydrolase: MIRINEITDIVSSYIDDPDLDLIQRAYVFSARAHEGQVRLSGEPYLAHPLHVAKLLADMRLDEPTVAAGLLHDTVEDTDTTIDEIADLFGEEVADIVDGVTKISMMDFESKAIAKAENIRKMILAMAEDIRVLMVKLADRLHNMRTLDFQKSYKQLLIAQETMDIYSPLANRLGLYMVKRDLEDLCLYYLKPDVYQDITDGLERQHTIGKEYVDNVIGLLNGILDNNEIKGTIYGRTKHIYSIHKKMQRQNLSLDQVYDIIAFRVIVESVKDCYSVLGLVHSMWKPISGKFKDYISIPKANMYQSLHTTVIGPEGERIEIQIRTEEMQQVAEYGVAAHWQYKESGRSDSKQNRDAERFSWLRQIMDWQRELEDPREFMASLRFDLFNDEVYVFTPSGDIKELPDGATPVDFAYSIHTEVGNHCTGAKVNGRMVPLNSVLKNGDTIEVFTDKKRKPSRDWLKFVKTAKARTRIKHYIRTEERTSSIMLAKELLEKEGRRMNINVAKAMKDGYFVMLADEFNFGHVDDLLSNIGYSRITPRKVLGRLHAVMNEIEGVETAVPKQEHPHHGTEEDKAKSAANSIDIEGVDNVLIRFAGCCTPLPGEPIIGYISRGRGVVIHSATCPNIKSLEEERLLSVSWSGGQEESQHPAQIRIRCRNHKGMLAKICTVLTEMDVNIDSGEFKSDLDGSSVLEFTVEVTDLGHLHRSLNKLKTIEHVLEATRLS, from the coding sequence ATGATACGCATTAACGAAATCACTGACATAGTCAGTTCTTATATTGATGACCCTGATCTGGACCTGATCCAGAGGGCTTACGTATTTTCTGCACGTGCCCATGAAGGGCAGGTGCGTCTTTCCGGTGAGCCGTACCTTGCCCATCCGTTGCACGTTGCCAAGCTTCTGGCTGACATGCGTCTTGATGAACCTACCGTGGCTGCCGGCTTGCTGCACGATACTGTGGAAGATACTGACACCACTATTGATGAGATTGCGGATCTCTTCGGTGAAGAAGTCGCTGATATCGTAGACGGTGTGACCAAGATCAGCATGATGGATTTCGAGTCCAAGGCTATCGCCAAGGCAGAGAACATCCGTAAGATGATTCTGGCCATGGCTGAAGATATCCGCGTGCTCATGGTTAAGCTGGCCGACCGCCTGCACAATATGCGCACTCTCGATTTTCAGAAGAGTTACAAGCAGTTGCTCATCGCGCAGGAAACCATGGATATTTATTCTCCTCTTGCCAACAGGCTCGGGCTGTACATGGTTAAGCGTGATCTTGAAGATCTCTGTCTATATTATCTCAAGCCCGACGTTTATCAGGATATTACCGACGGATTGGAACGTCAGCATACCATCGGTAAAGAGTATGTGGATAACGTAATCGGGTTGCTGAATGGAATTCTTGATAACAACGAGATCAAGGGGACCATTTACGGTCGAACCAAGCATATCTACAGCATTCATAAAAAGATGCAGCGTCAGAACCTGAGCCTTGATCAGGTGTACGACATTATTGCTTTCCGGGTAATTGTTGAATCCGTTAAGGACTGCTACTCCGTGCTGGGTCTGGTCCACTCCATGTGGAAACCTATTTCCGGCAAGTTTAAGGATTACATTTCCATTCCTAAAGCCAACATGTATCAGTCATTGCACACCACGGTTATCGGTCCGGAAGGTGAACGCATTGAGATTCAGATCAGAACTGAAGAGATGCAGCAGGTGGCGGAATACGGTGTTGCCGCTCACTGGCAATATAAAGAGTCCGGCAGGAGTGATTCCAAGCAGAACCGTGATGCCGAGCGTTTTTCATGGCTCAGGCAGATTATGGATTGGCAGCGGGAACTTGAAGATCCACGCGAATTTATGGCTTCATTGCGTTTCGATCTTTTTAACGATGAGGTCTATGTTTTTACTCCTTCAGGTGATATCAAGGAGCTTCCTGATGGTGCTACCCCGGTTGACTTTGCCTACTCAATTCATACCGAGGTAGGTAACCACTGTACTGGGGCAAAAGTTAACGGGCGTATGGTTCCGCTTAACTCCGTGCTCAAGAACGGGGACACCATTGAGGTTTTCACCGATAAGAAGCGCAAGCCCAGCCGCGACTGGCTTAAGTTTGTAAAGACTGCCAAGGCTCGGACACGCATCAAGCATTATATCCGCACCGAGGAGCGGACCAGCTCCATCATGCTTGCCAAGGAGTTGCTTGAGAAAGAAGGTCGCCGCATGAATATCAATGTGGCCAAGGCCATGAAAGACGGTTATTTCGTCATGCTGGCCGATGAATTTAATTTCGGGCATGTAGATGATCTGCTTTCAAATATCGGCTACTCACGGATTACTCCGCGTAAGGTCTTAGGCCGCCTGCATGCTGTCATGAATGAAATTGAGGGTGTTGAGACAGCAGTACCCAAACAGGAACATCCGCATCATGGAACTGAAGAGGATAAGGCGAAAAGTGCAGCCAATTCCATTGATATCGAAGGTGTGGACAACGTTCTTATCCGCTTTGCCGGCTGCTGCACACCGCTCCCCGGTGAGCCGATCATCGGTTACATCAGCCGTGGACGAGGGGTGGTTATCCATTCCGCAACTTGCCCCAATATCAAGAGCCTTGAAGAGGAACGTCTGCTCAGCGTTTCATGGTCCGGAGGACAGGAAGAGTCACAGCATCCGGCTCAGATTCGTATTCGCTGCCGCAACCACAAGGGCATGCTGGCGAAAATATGTACCGTGCTTACCGAGATGGACGTCAATATTGATTCCGGTGAATTCAAGTCCGATCTGGACGGCAGTTCCGTGCTTGAATTTACCGTGGAAGTCACCGACCTCGGCCACCTGCACCGTTCCCTGAACAAGCTCAAGACTATCGAGCATGTTCTGGAGGCTACACGATTAAGCTAA
- a CDS encoding isochorismatase family protein — MRALLIIDMQKALFAAGNRYDATRVISRINSLTTKARDKKFPVIFVRHNNEEDGLQLDSDGWQVLDELDFRATDTTVEKTNCDSFCNTNLEQVLTQLNVNELIITGCCTDFCIDTTVRQAASMGYKVQVASDAHTTANKPYLNAETIIKHHNFVWSEMYAPQLIGVELTKTILNEL; from the coding sequence ATGAGAGCATTACTAATCATAGATATGCAGAAAGCATTATTTGCCGCAGGGAACCGCTACGACGCGACAAGAGTAATCAGCAGGATCAATTCACTTACAACGAAAGCACGGGACAAAAAGTTTCCGGTAATTTTTGTCCGGCACAATAACGAAGAAGACGGCCTGCAACTAGATTCTGACGGCTGGCAGGTTCTGGACGAACTGGATTTCCGTGCAACTGACACAACTGTGGAAAAGACCAACTGTGACTCTTTCTGCAATACAAATCTTGAGCAAGTGCTGACTCAACTTAATGTGAATGAACTGATCATCACCGGATGCTGCACAGATTTCTGCATAGACACCACTGTCCGGCAGGCCGCAAGCATGGGCTACAAAGTGCAGGTTGCATCAGATGCACACACCACAGCGAACAAGCCCTATCTTAATGCCGAAACAATCATCAAACACCACAATTTTGTCTGGTCGGAAATGTACGCGCCACAGTTGATAGGGGTTGAACTAACGAAAACAATTCTTAACGAGCTGTAA
- a CDS encoding CerR family C-terminal domain-containing protein has translation MTQHPKGKTNKARGEETRNKLIEVGLRLFAMNGFNGVSMRSLASEAEVNLATVGYHFGGKQGLYEAVIREIIRFREEIMPSIETAQKQIDRFKSGEISKEEMVAWLFRSQMLGVLSDPITVWGIMLINREMAAPSEVYPLLDKEFFEPSIQSMNIVIQAAMDDDASNTEIMAVSTALIGIVLKFVKSKAFTDRVGWDEMTPERIEELIEILSRRVVALICC, from the coding sequence ATGACGCAACATCCCAAGGGAAAAACAAATAAAGCTCGCGGTGAAGAAACCCGCAATAAACTTATTGAGGTGGGTTTAAGGTTGTTCGCCATGAACGGTTTCAACGGTGTGAGTATGCGCAGCCTTGCTTCAGAAGCGGAAGTCAATCTGGCTACTGTGGGGTACCATTTCGGCGGTAAACAGGGATTGTACGAAGCGGTTATCCGTGAAATTATCCGTTTCCGTGAAGAGATTATGCCCAGTATTGAAACCGCACAAAAGCAGATTGACCGTTTCAAGTCAGGTGAAATTTCCAAGGAAGAAATGGTTGCCTGGCTTTTTCGTTCCCAGATGTTGGGAGTGCTCAGCGATCCGATAACTGTCTGGGGCATCATGTTGATCAACCGGGAAATGGCTGCTCCCAGCGAAGTCTATCCATTGTTGGATAAAGAGTTCTTTGAACCTTCTATACAATCCATGAATATAGTGATTCAGGCCGCAATGGATGACGATGCTTCAAATACCGAAATTATGGCGGTGAGTACCGCGTTGATTGGTATTGTGCTCAAGTTCGTCAAGTCTAAGGCTTTCACTGACCGTGTTGGTTGGGATGAAATGACTCCGGAGCGCATTGAAGAGCTCATAGAAATCCTGTCCAGAAGGGTAGTAGCCCTTATCTGCTGCTAG
- a CDS encoding efflux RND transporter periplasmic adaptor subunit produces the protein MKRLIVISILVLGFALTGCKEKPSPVQEVLRPVKTMQVGEGGSGRQWVFSGTAEDALQSDLSFRVGGKITSFPGDQIGRKFRSGEVIARLDPADYELEVRQAESNLEQVRANFVRAKADVDRIEQLYKRKVVSKSELDQAEADFKSYQAQLNASAKQLDIARKRLRYTVLKAPFDGWVGAVAVNVHQNVQSGQKVVGFNAGKQMKMSISLPDTLIATVSEGEKVQVTFDALPGKVMQGVIMEVGIGTNEGASFPVKVYLDNSQQLVRSGMSGNVRFAGRSDNSNLYVAPSAIVGNPDGSKHVWVVENGSVVKRRDVEIGNISFKGVLIKEGLKSGEIVVTRGVHSLKDGLKVRNVGGLS, from the coding sequence ATGAAAAGATTAATAGTTATTTCAATATTGGTACTCGGTTTTGCCTTAACAGGATGTAAGGAAAAGCCTTCTCCGGTGCAGGAAGTGCTGCGTCCGGTAAAGACCATGCAGGTCGGTGAAGGTGGCTCAGGCAGACAGTGGGTTTTCTCAGGTACTGCCGAGGATGCCTTGCAGTCAGATCTTTCCTTCCGTGTAGGGGGAAAGATTACTTCTTTTCCCGGTGACCAGATCGGTCGCAAGTTTCGGTCCGGAGAAGTTATAGCCCGCCTTGATCCTGCTGATTACGAGCTTGAAGTTCGTCAGGCGGAATCCAACCTTGAGCAGGTTCGCGCAAACTTTGTTCGTGCCAAGGCTGATGTAGACCGCATCGAGCAGCTTTATAAGCGTAAAGTTGTTTCCAAGTCTGAGCTTGATCAGGCTGAAGCGGATTTCAAGTCTTATCAGGCGCAGCTAAATGCATCTGCCAAGCAGCTCGATATTGCCCGCAAGCGCCTGCGCTATACTGTGCTTAAGGCTCCTTTCGACGGTTGGGTCGGTGCTGTTGCCGTGAATGTTCATCAGAACGTGCAGTCAGGCCAGAAAGTTGTCGGTTTCAACGCCGGGAAGCAGATGAAGATGTCCATCTCTTTACCTGACACTTTGATTGCAACCGTGAGTGAGGGGGAGAAAGTGCAGGTCACTTTCGATGCTTTGCCCGGCAAGGTAATGCAGGGGGTAATCATGGAAGTTGGTATCGGAACTAACGAAGGAGCTTCCTTCCCGGTTAAAGTCTACCTTGATAACTCCCAGCAACTGGTGCGCAGCGGCATGTCCGGCAATGTCAGATTTGCCGGCCGTTCTGATAACTCAAATCTTTATGTGGCTCCCTCTGCTATCGTAGGCAATCCTGACGGCAGCAAGCATGTCTGGGTTGTTGAGAACGGTTCGGTGGTCAAGCGCCGTGACGTTGAAATCGGGAATATTTCCTTTAAGGGCGTTCTGATTAAGGAAGGTCTCAAGTCCGGGGAAATTGTGGTCACTCGTGGTGTGCACTCACTTAAGGATGGTCTGAAGGTACGTAATGTCGGGGGGCTGTCGTGA